A genomic stretch from Hermetia illucens chromosome 7, iHerIll2.2.curated.20191125, whole genome shotgun sequence includes:
- the LOC119660928 gene encoding forkhead box protein K1: protein MDCKNSANYEGTKMQRNLGTAAVYSLSPRSPSAESSCHHSQKHITDSEQPSFSPIKSEPDFDYTDEEEQSSNVMPCVDGRPHYPNEPQPALSFSTNSQQQYNNGNSACGGGNSDGGSFDSESNLNGTAQHSVSSTTNVQTASPTSWHPPGQLAQRHGDQRNNIPPPNTYGMLSHESQVLYITETCTEIGRNSSTSSVHFHVAKNSFVSRKHLKIIFNEQTGDFYLICLSKNGVFIDHMFQRRSTEAIKLPREGCTFRFPSTEIRIVFENFTDKFQMSNDDGGVGDEVRGNFKAVDNSNVILSPLKITIPKTEQKSPFPSPTGTISAANSCPTSPRGYQEYPSYHYNNNNNFQNGLLPPPPTTSASNNEHEKPPYSYAQLIVQSISAAPDKQLTLSGIYSFISKHYPYYRKEANKGWQNSIRHNLSLNRYFIKVARSQDEPGKGSFWRIDPSSEAKLIDQSYKKRRQRGSQCFRPPYGMPRSAPVSPSHIDNSRDNSPLRDIVLQSAPGSPGVSYQNNHNESHCGNEDNNYSSSHALKTTYPTIFGNSSSTNNYYTTTIPSNQQQSGSLKRHQTSSNSGNILHGGGGSSGANVTTSNILGNLAADVVVAKSSPGDRQIITDIYDEIPEPEYSVSGAESADECESSKRQKYGPSEEMNQ, encoded by the exons ATGGATTGCAAAAATTCGGCTAACTACGAAGGAACGAAAATGCAACGCAATTTGGGTACTGCCGCCGTGTACAGTCTTTCTCCGCGTTCGCCATCTGCTGAATCCAGTTGTCATCACAGTCAAAAACATATAACGGATAGTGAACAACCCTCATTTTCTCCAATAAAGTCGGAACCAGATTTCGACTACACTGACGAGGAGGAACAAAGCTCAAATGTAATGCCCTGCGTCGATGGACGTCCTCACTACCCTAATGAACCACAGCCAGCCCTTAGCTTCTCCACGAATAGTCAGCAACAATATAATAATGGAAATTCCGCCTGTGGCGGCGGAAATTCAGATGGAGGAAGCTTCGACTCTGAGTCGAATTTGAACG GTACGGCGCAACATTCTGTATCTTCCACGACGAATGTGCAAACTGCATCACCTACGTCTTGGCATCCGCCAGGGCAATTGGCCCAACGTCACGGTGACCAGCGCAACAATATTCCTCCACCTAATACTTACGGTATGCTTAGCCATGAGTCACAGGTACTTTACATAACTGAGACGTGCACTGAAATTGGACGCAATTCATCAACATCTTCTGTACACTTCCACGTTGCGAAGAACAGTTTTGTGTCACGCAAGCATTTAAAGATAATCTTCAATGAACAGACGGGAGACTTCTACTTAATATGCCTCAGCAAAAACGGTGTTTTCATTGATCATATGTTCCAGCGGCGTAGCACGGAAGCTATAAAGCTACCGAGAGAAGG GTGTACATTTCGTTTTCCCAGTACGGAAATACGGATTGTTTTCGAAAACTTCACTGATAAGTTCCAGATGAGTAACGATGATGGCGGCGTCGGTGACGAGGTTCGGGGTAATTTTAAGGCAGTAGACAATTCAAATGTGATATTATCGCCCCTCAAGATTACAATTCCAAAAACTGAACAGAAAAGTCCGTTCCCGTCGCCAACTG GAACGATTAGCGCAGCAAACAGTTGTCCAACGAGTCCTCGCGGATATCAAGAATATCCATCGTATCAttacaacaataacaacaattttCAGAAT GGACTTCTTCCACCACCACCAACAACCTCTGCATCAAATAATGAACATGAAAAACCTCCATATAGTTACGCTCAATTGATTGTACAATCGATATCAGCAGCGCCTGACAAACAATTAACATTGTCCGGAATATATTCCTTCATTTCGAAACACTATCCTTATTACAGAAAGGAAGCGAACAAGGGCTGGCAAAATTCTATTCGACACAATTTAAGCTTAAATAG GTATTTCATAAAAGTAGCACGATCCCAAGATGAACCAGGAAAAGGTAGTTTTTGGCGCATTGATCCGAGTAGTGAAGCGAAATTAATTGATCAAAGCTACAAGAAACGTAGACAGCGTGGAAGTCAGTGTTTCAGACCACCGTACGGTATGCCTCGATCAGCTCCAGTATCTCCAAGTCATATTG ACAATTCGCGCGACAACTCTCCCTTACGTGATATCGTCCTGCAGTCGGCACCAGGCTCGCCAGGGGTTTCATATCAGAATAATCATAATGAGAGCCATTGTGGGAATGAAG ATAATAACTACAGCTCTTCGCATGCCCTTAAAACGACGTATCCTACAATTTTTGG GAACTCGTCGTCAACTAACAACTACTATACCACAACAATACCATCCAATCAACAACAGTCCGGTTCGCTGAAACGACATCAGACAAGCTCAAACAGCGGCAACATCCTTCATGGCGGAGGTGGTAGTAGTGGCGCAAATGTAACAACTTCGAACATTCTAGGTAATCTTGCGGCAGATGTGGTAGTTGCAAAATCGTCACCAGGAGACCGTCAAATAATTACAGACATTTATGATGAAATTCCTGAGCCTGAGTATAGTGTCAGTGGTGCTGAAAGTGCCGATGAATGTGAATCTTCAAAACGCCAAAAGTACGGACCATCTGAAGAGATGAACCAATGA